The following proteins are encoded in a genomic region of Streptomyces sp. NBC_01723:
- a CDS encoding GNAT family N-acetyltransferase, with protein sequence MSESSTTTVERADDDSRYEILVDGRRAGLTAYRDLGEQRVFFHTEIDDAFAGQGLGTQLVRQALADVRACGMRVVPVCPYVAKFLKRHGEFADITDPVTPDVLRWLKSRLG encoded by the coding sequence GTGAGCGAGTCCTCCACCACCACCGTCGAGCGCGCGGACGACGACAGCCGGTACGAAATCCTGGTCGACGGCCGACGTGCCGGACTGACGGCGTACCGCGACCTGGGTGAGCAGCGCGTCTTCTTCCACACGGAGATCGACGACGCCTTCGCCGGCCAAGGGCTGGGCACGCAACTGGTCCGGCAGGCACTGGCCGACGTGCGCGCGTGCGGAATGCGTGTCGTTCCCGTCTGTCCCTATGTCGCCAAGTTCCTGAAGCGACACGGCGAGTTCGCGGACATCACCGACCCGGTCACACCCGATGTCCTGAGGTGGCTGAAGAGCCGGCTCGGCTGA
- a CDS encoding FG-GAP repeat protein produces the protein MRHLRQAAVTATALLTLGGGVVAAAPAAQAAPAAVPFPSIGWQQRNCDYDGNGFDDVLTGAPGATVGGASGAGYVTVQYSSSGGLGTTRKSVLHQNVSGVPGGAEAGDGFGGAVASGDLDNDGYDDAVVGIPGEDLTGLSDAGGAVIFWGSPTGLHGSDSTWLENDDPRAGAHFGRAVEAARYSAPDPADPNADPRDSIAVLEDDALLFFTLTPGQEAQRPTMSDRGIRATDFAPRSSGFEFRSLSHGNYNEDSWADLAVSGITTGQQPGAGTVHVLHGAPDIGALGDGGTFPGGPAVVSGDWDGTGQDDLVIGDTGAGAPKGGGITLYLGRGDLSGLEPEPAQYWTQDSPGVPGTAEAGDQWGADLSAGDTDGDGHPDLAVGAPGEDIGSVADAGAVWVLRGDPTGFSGVGVKSFDQQLAAIPGAAEKSDRWGGQVRLIDANKDRLFGLLAAAPGENTDDGFIWVVPASSSGLVAQGTWTYDGARLGAPTANARFGAAIDE, from the coding sequence GTGCGTCACCTCAGACAGGCGGCCGTCACGGCCACCGCACTCCTCACCCTCGGCGGCGGCGTGGTCGCCGCGGCCCCCGCGGCCCAGGCCGCCCCGGCTGCCGTTCCCTTCCCGTCCATCGGGTGGCAGCAGCGCAACTGCGACTACGACGGCAACGGTTTCGACGACGTGCTGACCGGCGCCCCCGGTGCGACGGTGGGCGGTGCCTCGGGCGCCGGCTACGTCACCGTGCAGTACAGCTCGTCGGGCGGTCTCGGCACGACGAGGAAGAGCGTGCTCCACCAGAACGTGTCCGGCGTTCCCGGAGGTGCCGAGGCCGGCGACGGCTTCGGCGGGGCCGTCGCCTCCGGTGACCTGGACAACGACGGGTACGACGACGCCGTCGTCGGTATCCCGGGCGAGGATCTCACCGGCCTGTCCGACGCGGGCGGCGCCGTCATCTTCTGGGGGTCGCCGACCGGACTGCATGGATCCGACAGCACCTGGCTGGAGAACGACGACCCGCGGGCGGGTGCCCACTTCGGGCGGGCCGTCGAAGCGGCCCGGTACTCCGCCCCCGACCCGGCGGACCCGAACGCCGACCCGCGGGACTCGATCGCCGTCCTGGAGGACGACGCCCTGCTGTTCTTCACCCTCACACCCGGCCAGGAGGCGCAGCGACCGACGATGTCGGACCGCGGCATACGGGCGACGGACTTCGCACCGCGGAGCAGCGGCTTCGAGTTCCGCAGCCTCAGCCACGGCAACTACAACGAGGACTCCTGGGCCGACCTGGCCGTCTCCGGCATCACCACCGGGCAGCAACCGGGCGCCGGCACGGTGCACGTGCTGCACGGCGCGCCGGACATCGGCGCACTCGGTGACGGGGGCACGTTCCCGGGCGGTCCGGCCGTCGTCTCCGGCGACTGGGACGGCACCGGGCAGGACGACCTCGTCATCGGTGACACGGGGGCCGGCGCACCGAAGGGCGGCGGGATCACCCTCTATCTGGGCCGCGGCGACCTGTCGGGGCTCGAACCGGAGCCGGCGCAGTACTGGACCCAGGACTCGCCCGGCGTGCCCGGTACCGCGGAGGCGGGCGACCAGTGGGGCGCCGATCTGTCGGCCGGGGACACCGATGGCGACGGCCACCCGGACCTCGCCGTCGGCGCGCCCGGCGAGGACATCGGCAGCGTGGCCGACGCGGGTGCCGTGTGGGTACTGCGCGGCGACCCGACCGGTTTCAGCGGCGTAGGGGTGAAGAGCTTCGACCAGCAGCTCGCCGCCATCCCCGGCGCGGCCGAGAAGTCGGACCGCTGGGGCGGCCAGGTCCGGCTCATCGACGCCAACAAGGACCGCCTCTTCGGGCTCCTGGCGGCGGCACCGGGCGAGAACACCGACGACGGCTTCATATGGGTCGTACCCGCGTCGTCCTCGGGTCTGGTCGCCCAGGGCACGTGGACCTACGACGGGGCACGTCTCGGGGCGCCGACGGCGAACGCGCGGTTCGGGGCGGCGATCGACGAGTAG
- a CDS encoding PP2C family protein-serine/threonine phosphatase: MFRSTRAAPASVEDDLAGRDDGVRTPPTRTVVLVTVTATVVTIVLGVLTGTAVLLLGLLVFLPAFAAALCTPGQTAMVATWVSVVVVVPVALSGERIADRVVLALFAVGFGALAVYASRLRVSREGAMVRLRSTAAAMQRQILRPLPLLTDDVLVDGVYEPVQQDKLVGGDIYDVAATPWGTRVLIGDVQGKGLAAVGMAIDVVGAFREAAHREPTVTALVDSLEAAVVRHNDYAEQRGEPQRFVTAAVLGVDAGTETQLVTCGHVPPYLLHDGTVTAVGAGTEHTPLGLADLVEEARTVSWFPFPAGATLLLCTDGLTEARSAGGAFYPLESRLSDRADITAGRLTESLVDDVHAFTAGAQQDDLAVLAVRRSPSRVPG; this comes from the coding sequence ATGTTCCGTTCGACGCGTGCGGCGCCGGCCTCCGTGGAGGACGACCTCGCGGGCCGGGACGACGGCGTCCGTACACCCCCCACGCGCACCGTCGTCCTGGTGACGGTGACGGCGACGGTGGTGACGATCGTCCTCGGTGTGCTGACCGGGACCGCCGTCCTCCTGCTCGGGCTGCTGGTGTTCCTGCCGGCCTTCGCCGCCGCGCTGTGCACCCCGGGCCAGACGGCCATGGTCGCCACCTGGGTGAGCGTCGTCGTGGTCGTGCCCGTGGCCCTGTCCGGGGAACGGATCGCCGACCGGGTGGTGCTGGCGCTGTTCGCCGTCGGCTTCGGCGCGCTGGCCGTATACGCGTCCCGGCTGCGTGTCTCGCGCGAGGGGGCGATGGTGCGGCTGCGGTCGACCGCAGCCGCGATGCAGCGGCAGATCCTGCGGCCTCTCCCGCTCCTCACCGACGACGTACTCGTGGACGGCGTCTACGAGCCGGTGCAGCAGGACAAACTCGTCGGGGGCGACATCTACGACGTGGCGGCCACACCCTGGGGTACCCGGGTGCTCATCGGCGACGTCCAGGGCAAGGGGCTCGCAGCCGTCGGCATGGCGATCGACGTGGTCGGCGCCTTCCGCGAAGCCGCCCACCGCGAACCGACGGTGACGGCCCTCGTCGACTCGCTCGAGGCGGCGGTGGTCCGCCACAACGACTACGCGGAACAGCGCGGCGAGCCGCAGCGATTCGTCACCGCCGCCGTCCTGGGGGTGGACGCCGGCACCGAGACCCAGCTCGTCACCTGCGGCCACGTCCCGCCGTACCTGCTGCACGACGGGACCGTCACCGCCGTCGGCGCGGGGACGGAGCACACCCCGCTCGGCCTCGCGGACCTGGTCGAGGAGGCGCGCACGGTGTCCTGGTTCCCGTTCCCGGCCGGAGCGACCCTGCTGCTGTGCACCGACGGCCTGACCGAGGCCCGCTCGGCCGGGGGCGCCTTCTATCCTCTGGAGTCGCGCCTCTCCGACCGCGCCGACATCACCGCGGGCCGGCTCACCGAGTCACTCGTCGACGATGTCCACGCCTTCACCGCGGGCGCCCAACAGGACGACCTGGCGGTCCTCGCCGTCCGCCGCTCCCCGAGCCGGGTACCGGGGTAG
- a CDS encoding PP2C family protein-serine/threonine phosphatase codes for MSQRLGEPRRPVRARRPMVAIPIAWIVAVSVVDVLAPPHIHLGPLLVAAPAITPLFGGPRTVALVAALAVIAQTAIGVVRDPNELLSANHEAQILALILVGASLVVFCVVRERRAKELRQVRYVSEAAQRVVLPPLPSRLGPLRTASLYLAAEAEAQIGGDLYAAVRTESGTRVIVGDVQGKGLTAVNDAALLLGAFRVMAGRRAGLGELVRHLDRSVSGDLAEPGRHGEGFITATVLDIPDRDGRVRMVSCGHPPPVVVRDGRPVTMSVLHPAPPLGLGHLVNPRYHVESFPFEPGDLLLLYTDGVTEARDSAGTFYPLAERITGWTENDPDAFLGRFRRDLLHHVDGHLDDDAAMIVIGRPALSGA; via the coding sequence ATGTCGCAGCGCCTCGGAGAGCCTCGCCGGCCGGTGCGCGCGAGGCGGCCGATGGTCGCCATCCCGATCGCGTGGATCGTCGCGGTGTCCGTGGTCGACGTGCTCGCGCCGCCCCACATCCATCTGGGGCCGCTGCTCGTCGCGGCCCCGGCGATCACGCCCCTGTTCGGCGGGCCCCGGACGGTGGCCCTGGTGGCCGCGCTTGCGGTGATCGCGCAGACGGCCATCGGGGTGGTGCGCGACCCCAACGAGTTGCTCTCGGCCAACCACGAGGCACAGATCCTCGCCCTGATCCTGGTCGGCGCCAGCCTCGTCGTCTTCTGTGTCGTGCGGGAGCGCCGGGCGAAGGAGCTGAGGCAGGTCCGGTACGTGTCCGAGGCCGCCCAGCGCGTCGTCCTGCCGCCGCTGCCCAGCCGGCTCGGCCCCTTGCGCACTGCCTCGCTCTACCTCGCCGCGGAGGCCGAGGCCCAGATCGGCGGGGATCTGTACGCGGCGGTCCGCACCGAATCCGGTACCCGGGTGATCGTCGGAGACGTGCAGGGCAAGGGACTGACCGCCGTCAATGACGCCGCCCTGCTGCTGGGAGCGTTCCGTGTCATGGCCGGCCGCCGGGCGGGGCTGGGGGAGCTGGTGAGGCACCTGGACCGGAGCGTGAGCGGGGACCTCGCGGAGCCGGGCCGCCACGGGGAGGGATTCATCACCGCCACCGTGCTGGACATCCCCGACCGGGACGGGCGGGTCCGGATGGTCTCCTGCGGCCATCCACCGCCCGTCGTCGTCCGCGACGGGCGGCCGGTGACGATGAGCGTCCTGCACCCCGCGCCCCCGCTCGGCCTGGGCCACCTGGTGAATCCCCGCTACCACGTCGAAAGCTTCCCGTTCGAGCCGGGCGACCTGCTGCTCCTGTACACGGACGGCGTCACCGAGGCGCGCGACTCCGCCGGCACCTTCTATCCGCTGGCCGAGCGCATCACCGGCTGGACCGAGAACGATCCCGACGCCTTCCTCGGCCGCTTCCGGCGCGACCTGCTCCACCACGTCGACGGCCACCTGGACGACGACGCCGCCATGATCGTCATAGGGCGCCCTGCCCTGTCCGGGGCGTGA
- a CDS encoding pyridoxamine 5'-phosphate oxidase family protein — protein sequence MNDRPAGRPGSAGERLLQSHLGTADRAATFYDRQVQPHLTDQMRDFVGRQTMVFLSTADAGGNCDTGFRAGPPGFVTVLDEHTLTYPEYRGNGVHAGNGNILENPHMGMLFIDFTHHHIGLHVNGSAQLVGDAEQRRVYPHLPIDSAHGRQPAVWVHLRVDEAYVQCSKYIPHLEPAPRPRGLAADRPKDSDYFVPPVAGRGESRTYRPAPTLPMGH from the coding sequence ATGAACGACCGGCCCGCAGGCCGCCCCGGCTCCGCCGGCGAACGCCTCCTGCAGAGCCACCTGGGTACGGCCGACCGGGCCGCGACCTTCTACGACCGGCAGGTCCAGCCCCATCTCACCGATCAGATGCGCGACTTCGTCGGGCGTCAGACCATGGTCTTCCTCTCGACCGCCGACGCCGGCGGCAACTGCGACACCGGGTTCCGGGCCGGGCCGCCCGGGTTCGTCACCGTCCTCGACGAACACACCCTGACCTACCCCGAGTACCGGGGCAACGGGGTCCACGCGGGCAACGGGAACATCCTGGAGAACCCGCACATGGGCATGCTCTTCATCGACTTCACCCACCATCACATAGGGCTGCACGTCAACGGGTCGGCCCAGTTGGTGGGTGACGCCGAGCAGCGTCGCGTGTACCCGCACCTCCCCATCGACTCGGCGCACGGCCGGCAGCCTGCCGTATGGGTGCACCTGAGGGTGGACGAAGCCTACGTGCAGTGCTCGAAGTACATCCCCCACCTCGAACCCGCTCCCCGGCCCCGGGGGCTGGCGGCGGACCGCCCCAAGGACAGCGACTACTTCGTCCCACCGGTGGCCGGTCGCGGGGAGTCCCGGACCTACCGTCCGGCTCCCACTCTGCCGATGGGACACTAG
- a CDS encoding globin domain-containing protein, translated as MTLGTHRAHLDGYDSPPTPQAANEPFHQPQQGTLPQPLGPHECDLVRRSVAVVEPQAGELAVYFYAILFVRYPEVRSLFPENMDVQRDRLLRALLRIVDLVDSPEHLAQFCARLGRDHRKFGAVTAHYAAVGECLLETLARFAGPSWTPEIALAWQRAYGIASETMILAADNDTRLRPAVWNAQIVGHRHLGNALAEVTVATDPVYPYQAGQFVSMETPWRPRVWRHYSPANAPRPDSTLTFHVRHVAGGHVSHALVYRARIGDMVRLGPPEGDMVLSAPSGRDLLLAAGGTGLAPIRALIEEIANDPHRLQGRHVNLFVGARTGNELYGLDEMLRLSQRHHWLTVRAAVSHEHIPGAEGSLPDVIAASGAGAHTEAYLSGPPGMIAAARQVLLRCGLPPAQIHHDPLGVPVLDAPLDPGHPAKEEDNRI; from the coding sequence GTGACGCTCGGCACCCACCGTGCCCACCTCGACGGGTATGACAGTCCCCCCACTCCGCAGGCCGCGAACGAGCCGTTCCACCAGCCGCAGCAGGGCACCCTCCCCCAGCCGCTGGGCCCGCACGAGTGCGATCTCGTCCGCCGCAGCGTCGCGGTGGTCGAGCCGCAGGCCGGGGAACTGGCCGTGTACTTCTACGCCATCCTCTTCGTGCGCTACCCCGAGGTCCGTTCCCTCTTCCCGGAGAACATGGACGTCCAGCGGGACCGCCTGCTGCGCGCCCTCCTGCGGATCGTTGACCTGGTCGACTCGCCCGAGCACCTGGCCCAGTTCTGCGCCCGCCTGGGGCGCGACCACCGCAAGTTCGGTGCCGTGACGGCGCACTACGCCGCGGTGGGCGAATGCCTGCTGGAGACGCTCGCCCGGTTCGCCGGCCCCTCGTGGACCCCGGAGATCGCCCTGGCCTGGCAGCGGGCCTACGGGATCGCCTCCGAGACGATGATCCTGGCCGCGGACAACGACACCCGGCTCCGGCCCGCCGTGTGGAACGCCCAGATCGTCGGCCACCGTCACCTGGGCAACGCACTGGCCGAGGTCACGGTGGCCACCGACCCCGTGTATCCGTACCAGGCGGGCCAGTTCGTCAGCATGGAGACACCGTGGCGGCCCCGGGTGTGGCGGCACTACTCACCGGCCAACGCCCCCCGGCCCGACTCGACCCTGACCTTCCACGTCCGGCACGTCGCCGGCGGCCATGTCAGTCACGCCCTGGTGTACCGGGCGCGGATCGGCGACATGGTGCGTCTGGGGCCGCCCGAGGGTGACATGGTGCTGTCCGCGCCCTCCGGCCGCGATCTGTTGCTCGCCGCGGGAGGCACCGGACTCGCCCCCATCAGGGCCCTGATCGAGGAGATCGCGAACGACCCGCACCGGCTCCAGGGCCGCCACGTGAACCTGTTCGTGGGCGCGCGCACCGGCAACGAGCTGTACGGGCTCGACGAGATGCTGCGCCTGTCCCAGCGGCACCACTGGCTGACGGTCCGGGCCGCCGTTTCCCACGAGCACATTCCCGGCGCCGAGGGCTCCCTGCCGGACGTCATCGCCGCCTCGGGCGCCGGAGCCCACACGGAGGCCTACCTCAGCGGGCCGCCCGGCATGATCGCTGCCGCGCGGCAGGTGCTCCTGCGGTGTGGGCTGCCTCCCGCCCAGATCCACCACGACCCGCTGGGCGTCCCGGTACTGGACGCCCCTCTGGATCCAGGCCACCCGGCGAAGGAAGAGGACAACCGCATATGA
- a CDS encoding AraC family transcriptional regulator: MCRREVADPGPGPVPAGAADDAGRPAPMEFVTEADVVLIGAQCSGALVLARLGLLEGMPACTDMKRRASVEGCGVTVLDAPFHAEGNITTAGGCLASQHLATWVITRILGEDAARAVIDYVAPVGDSQETPERAMRAVHAGVVALR; encoded by the coding sequence CTGTGTCGACGAGAAGTCGCAGATCCAGGCCCTGGACCGGTCCCAGCCGGTGCTGCCGATGATGCCGGGCGTCCCGCCCCGATGGAGTTCGTGACTGAAGCCGACGTTGTGCTGATCGGTGCACAGTGCTCCGGTGCGCTGGTGCTCGCCCGGCTCGGGTTGCTGGAAGGCATGCCGGCTTGCACGGACATGAAGCGCCGAGCCTCCGTCGAAGGCTGCGGCGTCACCGTGCTGGACGCGCCGTTCCACGCCGAGGGGAACATCACTACGGCGGGCGGTTGCCTGGCGTCCCAGCATCTCGCCACGTGGGTGATCACCCGAATCCTCGGGGAGGACGCCGCGCGCGCCGTCATCGACTACGTGGCTCCGGTCGGCGACAGTCAGGAGACACCCGAGCGGGCCATGCGTGCCGTCCATGCGGGCGTGGTTGCACTGCGCTGA
- a CDS encoding maleylpyruvate isomerase family mycothiol-dependent enzyme, whose amino-acid sequence MQPPVAVVIEAHRTLEGLVAGLSDQQVAEASALPGWSRGHVLAHLTDNARMFARLAEHALRGELVAGYDGGVDERNAIIETTAGRSAAEHRAQLAAHTAGLEAFWARATDVDWSRPVTFRNANLAATVFARWREAWIHMVDLELGVRPDDWPEDLAAHTIDFLLDRLPAGARVRAEDVGRQWSVGDGPPGTVVTGGLRDLAAWLAGRTPVVSPVAAEELPALGPWPPHPPQRLDRL is encoded by the coding sequence ATGCAACCTCCTGTCGCAGTAGTGATCGAAGCCCACCGGACACTGGAAGGGCTCGTGGCCGGACTGAGCGACCAGCAGGTCGCCGAGGCGTCTGCCCTTCCGGGTTGGTCACGCGGCCACGTCCTCGCGCATCTCACCGACAACGCGAGAATGTTCGCCCGTCTCGCGGAACATGCCCTGCGCGGTGAACTTGTAGCGGGCTACGACGGCGGGGTCGACGAGCGCAACGCGATCATCGAGACGACGGCTGGCCGCAGCGCAGCCGAGCACCGCGCGCAGCTCGCCGCGCACACGGCCGGGCTAGAGGCATTCTGGGCACGCGCCACCGACGTGGACTGGAGCCGTCCGGTAACGTTCCGCAACGCGAACCTTGCCGCAACCGTCTTCGCACGCTGGCGCGAGGCATGGATCCACATGGTCGATCTGGAACTCGGCGTGCGACCGGACGACTGGCCCGAGGACCTGGCCGCACACACCATCGACTTCCTCCTCGACCGCCTTCCGGCAGGCGCACGCGTCCGTGCCGAGGACGTGGGCCGCCAGTGGTCCGTCGGCGACGGGCCGCCGGGCACGGTGGTTACGGGAGGCCTGCGCGACCTGGCGGCCTGGCTGGCCGGACGTACGCCCGTTGTGTCACCAGTGGCGGCGGAGGAGTTGCCTGCTCTCGGACCCTGGCCGCCCCACCCTCCACAGCGCTTGGACCGCCTGTGA
- a CDS encoding GNAT family N-acetyltransferase — protein sequence MIRAATVNDIAEIRAMIRELAEYERAAEQAQATQEQLRDALFGEHPAAAALIAEDDETGQAVGYALWFPRFSTWTGTRGMHLEDLYVRSHARGGGHGKALIAALAAICQQNGYERFEWWVLAWNEPTIDFYKSLGVELLNEWTVCRLSGEPLKELAAQAPAVLNQAPAL from the coding sequence ATGATCCGGGCCGCCACTGTGAACGACATCGCGGAGATCCGCGCGATGATCCGCGAACTCGCTGAGTACGAACGGGCTGCCGAGCAGGCCCAAGCAACCCAGGAGCAGCTCCGCGACGCGTTGTTCGGAGAACACCCCGCTGCTGCCGCACTGATCGCTGAGGACGATGAGACGGGGCAGGCCGTGGGCTATGCCCTGTGGTTCCCCCGCTTCTCGACCTGGACCGGCACGCGCGGCATGCACCTGGAGGACCTCTACGTGCGGTCGCACGCCCGAGGTGGAGGACATGGCAAGGCTCTGATCGCCGCATTGGCCGCGATCTGTCAACAGAACGGCTACGAGCGCTTCGAGTGGTGGGTCCTGGCCTGGAACGAACCGACGATCGACTTCTACAAGTCGCTCGGCGTGGAGCTGCTGAACGAGTGGACGGTATGTCGGCTGAGCGGTGAACCACTCAAGGAACTCGCTGCCCAGGCCCCGGCAGTCCTCAACCAGGCCCCGGCCCTGTAG
- a CDS encoding LysE family translocator, producing the protein MMTSVVAFVGAAFLVAMVPGPSTVVILRRAVVNGRRTGMATVLGNECGVLLWGLAAAFGLSALLLASQVAYDVIRIVGAAVLVWMGARALWQARRAGQPDQGPAETAAVPLRRAYWQGLVTNFANPKAGVFAVSFLPQFVPHGAPVLPTLLAFSVIWAVVDLIWYLPLVWLAGRVGGVLQRHSVRRRMEQVSGALLVGLGVRLATES; encoded by the coding sequence ATGATGACTTCCGTCGTTGCGTTCGTCGGTGCGGCCTTCCTGGTCGCCATGGTCCCAGGGCCAAGCACGGTCGTGATCCTGCGCCGAGCGGTGGTGAACGGCCGGCGGACCGGCATGGCCACGGTCCTGGGTAACGAGTGCGGAGTGCTGCTGTGGGGCCTGGCCGCGGCCTTCGGTCTCTCCGCCCTGCTGCTGGCCTCGCAGGTCGCCTACGACGTCATCCGGATTGTCGGCGCCGCGGTATTGGTGTGGATGGGAGCGCGTGCCTTGTGGCAGGCGAGGCGAGCTGGACAGCCGGATCAGGGACCAGCGGAAACAGCCGCGGTGCCGCTTCGGCGGGCGTACTGGCAGGGCCTCGTCACCAACTTCGCCAATCCGAAGGCCGGCGTGTTCGCCGTGTCCTTCCTGCCGCAGTTCGTGCCACATGGAGCCCCTGTTCTTCCGACGCTGCTCGCCTTCTCGGTGATCTGGGCCGTGGTCGACTTGATCTGGTACCTACCGTTGGTCTGGCTAGCCGGACGTGTCGGAGGAGTGCTTCAGCGGCACTCCGTTCGGCGCCGGATGGAACAGGTCTCCGGGGCGCTCTTGGTCGGGCTGGGGGTGCGCCTGGCTACCGAGTCTTAG
- a CDS encoding IS701 family transposase: MVRIAGRFGRVEPRATARAYLIGLLSSVERKNCRQLAEQAGHARPGPMQRLLRDARWGAGAVRDDLRAYAVEHLGADGVLMVDETGFLKKGRASAEVQRQYTGTAGRIENAQVGVFLALATERGRALIDRRLYLPEHSWSGDPERRTAAGIPETVQFATKPRLAWEMIAAALDAAITASWVTGDEAYGQDPRLRAALEARGTGYVMAGPDPITLTVPEIRHLLVAVFEQPAVTVAGLLNWSNWRRRHQATARRSHHRRRTAGEPAG, encoded by the coding sequence ATGGTCCGGATCGCGGGCCGGTTCGGGCGAGTTGAGCCCCGGGCCACGGCCCGCGCCTACCTGATCGGACTACTGTCGAGCGTCGAGCGGAAGAACTGTCGGCAACTGGCCGAACAGGCCGGCCACGCCCGGCCCGGGCCGATGCAGCGCCTGCTGCGCGACGCCCGCTGGGGCGCCGGTGCCGTCCGAGACGACCTGCGTGCCTACGCCGTCGAACACCTCGGCGCCGACGGCGTTCTCATGGTCGACGAGACCGGCTTCCTGAAGAAGGGCCGGGCCTCGGCAGAAGTGCAGAGGCAGTACACCGGCACCGCGGGACGCATCGAGAACGCCCAGGTCGGTGTGTTCCTCGCCCTGGCCACCGAGCGGGGACGGGCCCTGATCGACCGTCGGCTCTACCTGCCCGAGCACTCCTGGTCCGGTGATCCCGAACGCCGCACCGCGGCCGGCATACCCGAGACGGTGCAGTTCGCCACCAAGCCCCGTCTGGCCTGGGAGATGATCGCTGCTGCGCTGGACGCCGCCATCACCGCCTCCTGGGTGACCGGTGACGAAGCCTACGGCCAGGACCCCCGGCTCCGCGCTGCCCTGGAAGCACGCGGCACCGGCTACGTGATGGCGGGCCCCGATCCGATCACGCTGACCGTCCCGGAGATCCGACACCTACTCGTCGCCGTCTTCGAACAACCAGCCGTGACCGTAGCCGGACTGCTGAACTGGTCCAACTGGCGTCGGCGCCACCAGGCAACAGCCCGACGCAGCCACCACCGACGACGAACCGCTGGCGAACCCGCTGGATAG
- a CDS encoding MarR family winged helix-turn-helix transcriptional regulator codes for MESLIGTTTDQAPANPAATDDMLATQPIGYWSGLAHTTVTRYLRDAMAKLDVTQPQYWVLNRVSGGPAAPSREEVVAQLTHLADGPHEIARVVDQLLHREWLRIDDGQRLHLTDAGEAARARLRELATEVRAVVHKGISDDEYVAALKVLRTMVANVEGNGASGNPF; via the coding sequence ATGGAATCGCTGATAGGCACCACCACTGACCAGGCGCCGGCGAACCCGGCCGCGACGGATGACATGCTGGCCACCCAACCGATCGGCTACTGGAGCGGCTTGGCCCATACGACCGTCACGCGGTATCTGCGTGACGCGATGGCCAAGCTCGACGTCACGCAGCCGCAGTACTGGGTACTCAACCGCGTGAGCGGCGGCCCTGCGGCGCCGAGCCGCGAGGAGGTCGTCGCGCAGCTGACGCACCTTGCCGACGGCCCGCACGAGATCGCCAGGGTCGTCGACCAGTTGCTCCACCGCGAATGGCTGCGGATCGACGACGGGCAGCGCCTGCACCTCACGGATGCCGGGGAGGCCGCCAGAGCGCGGCTCCGTGAGCTGGCGACCGAGGTACGCGCCGTAGTCCACAAAGGCATCAGCGACGATGAGTACGTGGCCGCGCTCAAGGTGCTTCGCACGATGGTGGCCAATGTCGAGGGCAACGGGGCTTCTGGTAATCCGTTCTGA